One part of the Desulfobulbaceae bacterium genome encodes these proteins:
- the hflK gene encoding FtsH protease activity modulator HflK, whose product MSMPNQPQSPWGKKKGPSTPEEFIAAFLKKIKDSFEGGGDDGGQKQPGDAGPSMGLGGGFGAGAVKVLTVVGALVILNILASSFYTIEPGERGVILRLGKIRNISDPGLNFKMPLVDTLIKVDVETVRKEEFGFRTKSPGQKTIYEKDGFDPESLILTGDKNVIDVEWIVQYKVQDPINFLFKVKDTGQAVRDVSEKSIRRVVGNQDFDYSLQNREIIEMSMARDLQATLDSYESGIKIVTVKLQDVNPPDAVKPAFNEVNEADQDMKRLVNEAEENYNRVIPKAKGSAKQILEEAYGYATERVNLAKGEASRFLNILDEYKVAKDVTKRRMYLETMQKVLPGVESIYVVDSEQRSVLPLLDLGRSTVPALPKPVVNQ is encoded by the coding sequence ATGAGTATGCCGAACCAGCCTCAGTCGCCATGGGGTAAGAAGAAGGGGCCATCGACCCCTGAAGAGTTTATCGCCGCGTTCTTGAAAAAGATTAAGGATAGTTTTGAGGGTGGCGGTGACGATGGGGGTCAGAAACAACCCGGGGATGCAGGTCCGTCAATGGGGTTGGGAGGTGGTTTCGGAGCCGGGGCGGTCAAGGTGTTGACAGTAGTTGGGGCTTTGGTCATTCTCAATATCCTGGCTTCATCATTTTATACCATTGAGCCAGGTGAGCGTGGAGTGATTTTGCGATTGGGCAAGATCAGGAATATTTCTGATCCAGGTTTAAACTTCAAGATGCCTCTGGTCGACACCTTGATTAAGGTTGATGTGGAGACAGTAAGGAAGGAGGAGTTTGGTTTTCGCACTAAGTCACCGGGACAGAAGACGATTTATGAAAAGGACGGATTTGATCCCGAGTCGCTGATCTTGACCGGGGATAAGAATGTCATCGATGTGGAGTGGATTGTTCAATATAAGGTCCAGGATCCGATTAACTTCCTGTTCAAGGTTAAGGATACAGGGCAGGCGGTTCGTGATGTCTCCGAAAAATCGATTCGGCGGGTAGTGGGCAATCAGGATTTTGATTACTCCCTGCAAAACCGGGAGATCATCGAAATGTCCATGGCCAGGGATCTGCAGGCAACATTGGATAGCTATGAGAGCGGGATTAAGATCGTCACCGTTAAACTCCAGGATGTCAATCCTCCTGATGCGGTTAAGCCGGCCTTTAACGAGGTGAACGAGGCGGACCAGGATATGAAGCGGTTGGTGAATGAGGCGGAGGAGAATTATAACCGGGTGATCCCCAAGGCCAAGGGCAGCGCCAAGCAGATTCTGGAAGAGGCCTATGGCTATGCAACGGAAAGGGTGAATCTGGCTAAGGGTGAAGCTTCGCGGTTTCTTAATATTTTAGATGAATACAAGGTGGCAAAGGATGTCACCAAACGTCGTATGTATTTGGAAACAATGCAAAAGGTCTTGCCAGGGGTCGAGTCTATTTATGTGGTTGATAGCGAGCAGCGCTCGGTCCTGCCGTTATTGGATCTCGGCAGGTCAACTGTCCCTGCTCTGCCCAAACCAGTTGTGAACCAGTAA
- a CDS encoding ATP-binding cassette domain-containing protein, producing MLWLIDGVFYGEGIRDAVSSVNIQQGVIDLNAEQFAPAVIVEARALAKSYGARQAVKGIDFVIHQGECFGFLGPNGAGKTTTTQMILGVVEKSAGDLLVFGQRIPDFLTVIKTKVGVVPQHDNLDTDLTVFENLLTYASYYHLPSRVAKERATELLQFFALDNRRHDVIRQLSGGQRRRLLLARALMHRPQLLILDEPTVGLDPQARHMIWQRLKSLKDQGVTIMLTSHYMDEVARLSDRILVMDQGRVVAQGEPRQMVSDLVGLDVFEVVCSGDEDIQMLEAVAADCHARTERTSDGIYIYTRGDCSELEKAVRPCSEWRRRPANLEDLFIQLTGRTLHES from the coding sequence ATTTTGTGGTTAATCGATGGTGTATTTTACGGAGAAGGTATTCGTGACGCTGTCTCTAGTGTGAATATTCAACAAGGTGTGATCGATTTGAACGCTGAGCAATTCGCCCCTGCCGTCATCGTCGAGGCCCGAGCCCTTGCTAAGTCGTATGGCGCTCGACAGGCAGTCAAAGGCATCGATTTTGTTATCCACCAAGGAGAGTGCTTTGGTTTTTTGGGACCGAACGGGGCAGGGAAAACCACCACTACCCAGATGATATTGGGAGTGGTTGAGAAATCGGCCGGGGATCTGTTGGTTTTTGGACAGCGGATTCCGGATTTTTTGACTGTGATTAAAACTAAAGTTGGAGTGGTTCCACAGCATGACAATCTTGATACCGACTTGACGGTTTTTGAGAATTTATTGACTTATGCCTCTTATTATCATTTGCCTTCCCGGGTAGCCAAGGAGAGAGCAACAGAGTTGCTGCAGTTTTTCGCCCTCGATAATCGTCGACATGATGTGATTCGTCAGTTGTCTGGAGGCCAGCGTCGTCGGCTGCTCCTGGCTCGTGCCTTGATGCACCGGCCTCAGCTGTTGATTCTTGATGAGCCTACGGTCGGACTTGATCCGCAGGCCAGACACATGATCTGGCAGCGCTTGAAGAGCCTTAAAGATCAGGGGGTAACAATAATGCTTACCAGTCACTATATGGATGAAGTTGCTCGTTTGAGTGATCGGATCTTGGTTATGGATCAGGGACGGGTGGTCGCTCAAGGGGAACCTCGGCAAATGGTAAGTGATCTGGTCGGTCTGGATGTATTTGAGGTGGTCTGTTCCGGTGATGAGGATATTCAAATGTTGGAGGCTGTGGCTGCTGATTGTCATGCCCGTACTGAGCGAACTTCGGATGGCATCTACATTTATACCCGCGGGGATTGTTCTGAACTTGAAAAGGCGGTCCGACCCTGTAGTGAGTGGCGTCGTCGCCCTGCCAATCTTGAGGACCTGTTCATTCAGTTGACCGGGCGGACTCTCCATGAATCGTAA
- the hisD gene encoding histidinol dehydrogenase produces MPITPILAASEQGKATIQNLRDRFQMAGTSCRQKVEDIITAVRNHGDQALVDYTHQFDGSTLTSSQLKVSEAEFLAAENEVTPAFRATLDKAISRIRSFHEHEKEDSWVVTREDGTITGRLVHPVDSAGLYVPGGQGGKTPLVSSVLMNGIPAAIARVKRMVMLTPPNQEGTINPALLVAARKVGIHEVYKAGSAWGIAALAYGTESIAPVDVIVGPGNQFVTEAKKQVSGRVRIDMIAGPSEVLIIADDSAQPAFIAADMLAQAEHDPMALAILVTTSERIANSVVSELNRLLPQLSRQEIAEQSIRQRGVILIADSVSSAIDLANDFAAEHLELMLEDPYQAMTRIRHAGAIFLGNYSPEATGDYLAGPNHVLPTMGTARFSSALGVETFLKKSSLISYSRAALLADADDIQALANLEGLSAHALSVAIRVLDIND; encoded by the coding sequence ATGCCAATTACCCCAATTCTCGCCGCTTCCGAACAGGGCAAGGCCACCATCCAAAACCTCCGCGATCGTTTTCAGATGGCAGGCACCTCCTGCCGACAGAAAGTAGAAGATATCATCACAGCTGTCCGTAACCACGGAGACCAGGCACTCGTCGATTACACCCATCAATTCGACGGCTCAACGCTCACCTCCAGCCAACTCAAAGTCAGCGAAGCCGAGTTCCTGGCCGCAGAAAACGAGGTCACCCCCGCCTTCCGGGCAACTCTTGACAAGGCTATCTCCCGCATTCGATCCTTTCACGAACACGAGAAAGAGGATTCCTGGGTGGTCACCCGTGAAGACGGCACCATCACCGGTCGCCTGGTCCATCCTGTCGATTCTGCCGGACTCTATGTGCCTGGCGGCCAGGGCGGCAAGACCCCACTGGTCTCCTCAGTGCTCATGAACGGAATTCCCGCCGCCATCGCCAGGGTCAAGCGAATGGTAATGCTCACACCTCCCAACCAGGAAGGGACAATCAATCCCGCCCTGCTGGTCGCAGCCCGCAAGGTCGGCATCCACGAGGTATATAAGGCCGGCAGCGCCTGGGGCATTGCGGCCCTGGCCTATGGCACCGAGAGCATCGCCCCGGTAGATGTAATCGTCGGACCTGGCAATCAATTCGTCACCGAGGCCAAGAAACAAGTCTCCGGCAGGGTCAGAATCGACATGATCGCCGGACCAAGCGAGGTCCTGATCATCGCCGATGATTCAGCACAACCGGCTTTCATCGCCGCCGACATGCTCGCCCAAGCGGAGCACGACCCCATGGCGCTGGCCATTCTGGTTACCACCTCAGAACGGATCGCAAACTCCGTGGTTTCAGAACTTAACCGTCTGCTGCCGCAGTTGAGCCGCCAGGAAATCGCTGAGCAGTCAATTCGCCAACGCGGCGTAATCCTGATCGCCGATTCGGTCAGTTCAGCCATTGACTTAGCCAACGACTTCGCAGCAGAGCACTTGGAACTGATGCTGGAAGACCCCTATCAAGCCATGACCAGAATCCGTCATGCCGGAGCCATCTTTCTGGGCAACTACTCCCCTGAGGCCACAGGCGACTACCTGGCCGGACCGAATCATGTGCTGCCCACCATGGGAACGGCGCGTTTTTCTTCAGCGCTGGGGGTTGAAACCTTCCTGAAAAAAAGCAGCCTGATCTCCTACTCCAGGGCCGCCCTGCTGGCCGACGCCGACGACATCCAAGCCCTGGCCAATCTTGAAGGGCTCTCCGCCCACGCACTATCAGTCGCCATCCGAGTCCTAGACATCAATGATTAG
- a CDS encoding lytic murein transglycosylase has protein sequence MVVFPRTGLAKDKSTPLAADLVEDGQAIDLSSERYVALFKDLREQHGFSQEELLRLFYGVSIQKRVLELMDRQSEALPYFKYYPIFIKKEVVAEGRRQLEKHKVILDSVEKEIGVEREIVVAIWGIESRYGKHKGAYNMFRTLNTMFDAYPRRRDFYRQQLVEYLLLCRENSVDYVSVTGSYGAAFGQTQFIPSSFRQYAVDFDHDGKRDVWESVPDILASIANYLHSFGWTMGAPITAELGRELKDQRLVEAFSKGRSGLLPWSEVGILQQVSLPQQPGERKLSVVGLELEEGDMRYVAGYPNFQAITKWNNSNRYAMAVTELAAMLKEGGGM, from the coding sequence ATGGTTGTGTTTCCCCGGACCGGCTTGGCTAAGGATAAATCTACCCCTTTGGCGGCTGATCTTGTCGAAGACGGGCAAGCAATCGATTTGTCCAGCGAGCGATACGTCGCCTTGTTCAAGGATCTTCGAGAACAGCATGGATTTTCGCAAGAGGAGTTGCTTCGTCTGTTTTACGGGGTCAGTATCCAGAAGCGGGTACTTGAGCTTATGGATCGCCAGAGTGAGGCCTTGCCATATTTTAAATACTATCCAATCTTTATTAAGAAAGAGGTGGTTGCCGAGGGACGGCGCCAGCTTGAGAAACATAAGGTGATATTGGACTCAGTTGAGAAAGAGATAGGTGTGGAACGGGAAATCGTGGTTGCTATCTGGGGGATTGAGTCTCGATATGGCAAACACAAGGGGGCCTACAACATGTTCAGGACCTTGAACACCATGTTTGACGCCTATCCCAGGAGACGAGATTTTTATCGCCAACAACTGGTCGAATACCTGCTGCTCTGTCGTGAGAATAGCGTGGATTATGTTTCCGTAACCGGCTCCTATGGCGCAGCGTTTGGTCAGACCCAGTTCATTCCCTCAAGTTTCCGGCAGTATGCCGTGGATTTTGATCATGACGGCAAGCGGGATGTGTGGGAATCGGTACCCGATATTTTAGCCAGTATAGCGAACTACCTCCACAGTTTTGGCTGGACGATGGGGGCGCCGATTACTGCTGAGTTGGGTCGTGAGTTGAAGGATCAGCGTTTGGTCGAAGCATTCAGCAAGGGGCGATCCGGGCTTCTTCCTTGGAGTGAGGTTGGTATACTGCAGCAGGTCAGCCTCCCGCAACAGCCAGGAGAGCGGAAGTTGAGTGTCGTAGGGCTTGAACTGGAGGAGGGCGACATGCGATATGTGGCAGGTTACCCGAATTTTCAGGCGATCACCAAATGGAACAACTCCAATCGTTACGCCATGGCGGTAACAGAATTGGCGGCAATGCTCAAAGAAGGTGGCGGTATGTGA
- a CDS encoding selenobiotic family radical SAM modification target peptide, producing the protein METKDIKKLLAGVGIASLLSGAGLAVTPSPAVGGSG; encoded by the coding sequence ATGGAAACTAAAGACATCAAAAAATTGTTGGCGGGGGTTGGTATTGCCAGCTTGCTGTCAGGAGCAGGGTTAGCGGTGACTCCATCACCGGCAGTCGGAGGAAGCGGCTGA
- the acs gene encoding acetate--CoA ligase: MSTEKNIESLSTEKRVFNPPEEGKQDACIKSMAEYEAHYKRSMDDPDGYWADRASELLTWDKPWDQVIDADLYKPEVKWFVGGKLNVSTNCLDRHLTNGRRNKAAIIWQGEPEEDVKVYTYQMLHTAVCRCANVLKKLGVKKGDRVAVYLPMIPELAITLLACTRIGAIHSVVFAGFSAPSLKSRIQDCEAKVLITADAVIRAGKTISLKTNVDDALQECPSITNTVIVKRGGNTINVKEGHDLWWHEAMNASDITDRCEPVSMDSEDPLFILYTSGSTGKPKGVVHSTGGYLTYVAHTCQWVFDMKDNDVYWCTADIGWVTGHSYILYGPLALGATSVMFEGVPTYPAPNRFWQIIEKFKVNIFYTAPTAIRALMRFGVELTQKNDMSSLRILGSVGEPINPEAWMWYHEYIGASKLPIVDTWWQTETGGILISALPYATPLKPGSATRPLPGIDAAIFTEDGKEAGPNEGGRLVIKKPWPSMLRGVYGDPERYKKTYFDRFPGIYDPEDGARKDEDGYFWIMGRLDDVINVSGHRLGTAEIESALVAHKDVAEAAVVGAPHEIKGQTIYAYVSLKAGIEPTPELRKALSNWVRAEIGPIATPEFIQFADGLPKTRSGKIMRRILRKIAAGHHEAHDFGDTSTLAEPGVVDILVKGNLELIKK; encoded by the coding sequence ATGAGTACAGAAAAGAATATCGAGAGCCTATCAACTGAAAAGCGGGTCTTCAATCCGCCAGAGGAAGGTAAGCAAGACGCCTGCATCAAAAGCATGGCCGAATATGAAGCCCATTATAAACGATCAATGGATGACCCTGATGGATATTGGGCTGACCGGGCATCCGAACTGCTGACCTGGGATAAGCCATGGGACCAAGTCATAGATGCTGACCTCTACAAACCTGAGGTCAAATGGTTTGTCGGCGGCAAGCTTAACGTCTCCACCAACTGCCTTGATCGGCACCTGACCAACGGGCGTCGCAACAAGGCTGCCATCATCTGGCAGGGGGAGCCGGAAGAGGACGTCAAGGTCTATACCTATCAGATGCTGCATACCGCCGTCTGCCGTTGCGCCAATGTATTGAAAAAACTCGGCGTCAAGAAGGGTGATCGGGTGGCGGTATATCTACCGATGATCCCGGAACTGGCCATTACCCTCTTGGCCTGCACTCGAATCGGCGCCATTCACTCGGTAGTCTTCGCCGGCTTTTCCGCGCCCAGCCTTAAGAGCCGCATCCAGGATTGCGAGGCCAAGGTTCTGATTACCGCCGACGCCGTCATCCGGGCCGGCAAAACAATCTCTCTCAAAACTAATGTCGATGATGCCTTACAGGAATGTCCATCTATCACCAACACCGTAATCGTCAAACGCGGCGGCAACACCATCAACGTCAAAGAAGGCCATGATCTCTGGTGGCACGAGGCAATGAATGCCAGCGACATTACCGACAGGTGCGAACCGGTCAGCATGGATTCCGAAGACCCGCTGTTCATCCTCTACACCAGCGGCAGCACCGGCAAGCCTAAGGGTGTGGTACACTCTACCGGCGGCTACCTGACCTACGTTGCCCATACCTGCCAGTGGGTATTCGACATGAAAGACAACGATGTCTACTGGTGTACCGCCGACATCGGCTGGGTAACCGGCCACTCATACATCCTCTACGGGCCGCTGGCCTTAGGCGCTACCAGCGTAATGTTCGAGGGTGTCCCGACCTATCCTGCCCCCAACCGCTTCTGGCAGATCATCGAAAAATTCAAGGTCAACATCTTCTACACCGCACCCACCGCAATTCGGGCACTCATGCGCTTTGGCGTTGAACTCACCCAAAAGAACGATATGTCTTCACTGCGAATCCTGGGTTCGGTCGGCGAACCGATCAACCCAGAGGCCTGGATGTGGTATCATGAATATATTGGCGCCAGCAAACTGCCGATCGTCGATACCTGGTGGCAGACCGAGACCGGCGGCATCCTGATCTCCGCCCTGCCCTACGCCACCCCCCTCAAACCCGGTTCAGCCACCCGTCCGCTCCCTGGCATCGATGCCGCCATCTTTACCGAGGATGGCAAGGAAGCAGGTCCTAACGAAGGTGGCCGCCTGGTAATCAAGAAACCATGGCCCTCGATGTTACGCGGTGTTTACGGTGATCCGGAGCGCTACAAAAAAACCTACTTCGATCGTTTCCCCGGCATCTACGATCCAGAAGATGGCGCACGTAAGGACGAAGACGGATATTTCTGGATTATGGGCCGCTTAGATGACGTCATCAACGTCTCTGGACACCGCCTGGGCACCGCCGAAATCGAATCGGCCCTGGTTGCCCACAAGGATGTCGCTGAAGCCGCTGTAGTCGGGGCACCCCATGAGATCAAGGGCCAGACCATCTACGCCTACGTCAGCTTAAAAGCCGGCATCGAGCCGACACCAGAGTTACGCAAAGCGCTTTCCAATTGGGTCCGGGCCGAAATCGGACCAATCGCCACCCCAGAATTTATCCAATTCGCCGATGGCCTGCCTAAGACCCGCTCCGGAAAAATCATGCGCCGAATCTTACGCAAGATCGCCGCCGGACACCATGAAGCCCATGATTTCGGTGACACTTCGACCTTGGCCGAGCCAGGCGTAGTTGATATCCTGGTCAAAGGTAATTTGGAGTTAATTAAAAAATAA
- a CDS encoding PilT/PilU family type 4a pilus ATPase has product MRQAEIDYWIATMLATHGNVSDLNITVGKPLQVESSGVLSPVAVVPEVQKLTPFQSEAFALNLIDGNKRLLADLARSGSCDLSYSLANKARFRVNVFSQKGNLSTVLRLLPTQIPTIAGLNLPPVFNKMPKELNGFILVTGATGSGKSTTLAALLREINAQRRVHVVTLEDPIEFEHPHIQATFNQRELGNDFDSFASGLRAALRQAPKVILVGEMRDRETMEIGLTAAETGHLVMSTLHTVDAGQTINRCLGMFDKDEQAQIRYRLIDTIRWVVSQRLLPKIGGGRVAALEVMGRNLRVSDAILNGESEGKTFYDIIEDNHALGMQTFDQHILELYQQGLITEEIAMGYCSRRSAVNRGLDQIKAAKGEETTAIKGLAMDQEEDPFANFR; this is encoded by the coding sequence ATGAGACAGGCGGAAATAGATTATTGGATTGCCACTATGCTTGCCACCCATGGCAATGTCTCTGACTTGAATATTACTGTTGGCAAACCACTGCAAGTGGAATCTAGCGGGGTCTTGTCCCCGGTCGCAGTTGTGCCCGAGGTGCAAAAGCTGACGCCATTTCAGTCTGAAGCTTTTGCCTTGAATCTTATCGATGGGAACAAACGGTTGCTTGCCGATCTGGCCCGTAGCGGCTCATGTGATCTCTCCTATTCTCTGGCGAATAAGGCCAGGTTCCGGGTTAATGTCTTTTCGCAGAAGGGGAACCTGTCAACGGTACTCCGTCTCCTGCCGACCCAGATCCCCACCATTGCCGGATTGAATCTTCCGCCGGTATTTAATAAGATGCCCAAGGAGCTTAATGGGTTTATTTTGGTCACCGGGGCTACCGGCTCAGGAAAATCAACAACCCTTGCCGCGTTGCTTCGAGAAATTAATGCCCAACGCCGGGTCCATGTGGTCACCCTGGAGGATCCGATTGAATTTGAACACCCTCATATCCAAGCTACTTTTAATCAACGGGAGTTAGGCAATGACTTTGATAGCTTTGCCAGCGGGTTGCGGGCGGCGCTCCGGCAGGCGCCCAAGGTCATCCTGGTCGGGGAAATGCGCGACCGGGAGACTATGGAGATCGGTCTGACTGCTGCTGAAACCGGCCATCTGGTGATGAGCACTCTGCATACTGTCGATGCAGGACAGACGATCAATCGGTGTCTGGGGATGTTTGATAAGGATGAGCAGGCGCAGATCCGTTATCGTTTGATCGATACCATTCGTTGGGTAGTGTCACAGCGCCTTCTTCCCAAAATTGGCGGGGGGCGGGTGGCCGCGCTGGAAGTGATGGGCAGGAATTTGCGGGTCAGCGACGCCATCTTGAATGGTGAATCCGAAGGAAAGACATTTTACGATATTATCGAGGATAATCATGCCTTGGGGATGCAGACGTTTGATCAGCATATTTTGGAGTTGTATCAGCAGGGGTTGATTACTGAAGAAATAGCCATGGGTTATTGCTCAAGAAGGAGCGCCGTCAACCGAGGGTTGGACCAGATCAAGGCGGCAAAGGGGGAAGAGACCACCGCCATCAAAGGTCTGGCCATGGATCAGGAAGAAGACCCCTTTGCGAATTTTCGATAA
- the hflC gene encoding protease modulator HflC, with protein MQKIIRTVMIGLVAAAALTAWNSFYIVPEGFQAVVTQFGAPVGEPIVTSGLHLKTPFVQEITFFDKKIQIWDGDPNQIPTKDKTFVYVDVTARWRISNALIFLQAVKTETRAHTLLDDIVDSTVRDMVNKNNLVEMIRSSDWVMGEGSKARGDDEPIVMGRDKLTELIHKTASAATVKYGIELVDVMFKRVNYIDTVQNKVFERMISERKRIAAEKRSQGEGQKAEILGKVERELKSVTSSARQEAEQIKGKADAEASRIYSDAYNKDPEFYAFFKTLESYEQTVGINTKLVIPAGSEYFRFMNVLQ; from the coding sequence ATGCAAAAGATAATTCGCACCGTCATGATTGGTTTGGTTGCTGCTGCGGCACTCACGGCATGGAATAGTTTTTATATTGTTCCGGAAGGATTCCAGGCGGTAGTTACCCAGTTTGGAGCGCCGGTGGGGGAGCCGATAGTGACATCCGGCCTCCATCTAAAGACCCCCTTTGTTCAGGAGATCACTTTTTTTGATAAGAAGATTCAGATCTGGGATGGCGATCCTAACCAGATTCCGACCAAGGATAAAACCTTTGTCTATGTTGATGTGACCGCCAGGTGGCGGATATCAAATGCCCTGATTTTTTTGCAGGCGGTTAAGACAGAGACCCGTGCTCATACCTTGTTGGACGATATTGTTGATTCCACCGTGCGGGATATGGTCAATAAAAATAATCTCGTGGAAATGATCCGCAGTTCTGATTGGGTAATGGGGGAGGGCTCCAAAGCGCGAGGCGATGATGAGCCAATTGTTATGGGCAGGGATAAGCTGACTGAGTTGATTCATAAAACTGCCTCGGCAGCGACTGTTAAGTATGGGATTGAACTGGTCGATGTCATGTTCAAGCGGGTAAATTATATCGACACGGTTCAGAACAAGGTGTTTGAACGGATGATCTCTGAGCGGAAACGGATTGCGGCGGAAAAACGATCTCAGGGTGAAGGTCAGAAAGCAGAGATCCTGGGTAAGGTGGAAAGGGAGTTGAAGAGTGTTACCTCCTCTGCCCGTCAAGAGGCAGAGCAGATCAAAGGAAAGGCCGATGCTGAAGCATCCCGGATTTACTCCGATGCCTATAATAAGGATCCTGAGTTTTACGCTTTTTTTAAAACGCTGGAGAGTTATGAGCAGACTGTCGGTATCAATACCAAGTTGGTGATTCCTGCCGGATCGGAATATTTTCGTTTTATGAATGTATTGCAGTAA
- the rsmG gene encoding 16S rRNA (guanine(527)-N(7))-methyltransferase RsmG, with amino-acid sequence MISQDQALQLITGGLAALGIDPLPPPSLARLWNYFTELIKWNRSINLVAKASDQEIIENHFIDSLTLLPEIHSGPMLDVGSGAGFPGLVLKIARPELEITLAEPRQKRVSFLRHIIRTLGLTGISVTDQRLIPGDSGFAETHGQFPAITCRALTEISLFLDMVTGISPPNGLIFCMKGPRANEELNEWMTHFPDSPFVLERCATFTLPISGAERNLVIFKNQGPGKVLPP; translated from the coding sequence ATGATTAGTCAAGACCAGGCCCTCCAGCTGATCACCGGCGGCCTTGCCGCCCTGGGCATCGACCCACTGCCTCCCCCGTCCCTTGCCAGACTCTGGAACTATTTCACCGAACTCATCAAGTGGAACCGCAGCATAAACCTGGTAGCCAAGGCCTCGGATCAGGAGATCATTGAAAATCATTTCATAGACTCTCTTACCCTTTTGCCAGAAATACACTCAGGCCCGATGTTGGACGTGGGCTCCGGCGCCGGATTCCCCGGTCTTGTGCTCAAGATCGCCCGTCCGGAACTCGAAATCACCTTGGCAGAGCCTCGGCAAAAAAGGGTAAGCTTCCTGCGTCACATCATCCGCACCTTGGGACTGACCGGCATCTCAGTGACAGACCAACGACTCATCCCTGGCGATTCTGGTTTTGCAGAGACCCATGGTCAGTTCCCTGCCATCACTTGTCGCGCGCTGACAGAAATCTCCCTCTTTCTTGATATGGTTACCGGAATCTCTCCCCCCAACGGGCTGATTTTCTGCATGAAAGGACCCCGAGCCAACGAAGAACTCAACGAGTGGATGACGCACTTCCCCGACAGTCCTTTTGTCCTTGAACGATGCGCAACATTCACCTTGCCCATATCAGGAGCGGAAAGAAACCTGGTCATTTTCAAAAATCAAGGGCCTGGAAAAGTCCTCCCACCATGA
- a CDS encoding AAA family ATPase translates to MYKSFFGITSNPFSIAPDPHFLYMSDGHREALAHLRYGLGEGGGFVLLTGEVGTGKTTMCRCILEQIPEGTNIALVINPKLSSLELLATICDELGIVYPEYSGLKVLIDRLNAYLLAAHSRGQRTVLIIDEAQNLSHDVLEQVRLLTNLETDQHRLLQIVLLGQPELQEMLAQPEMRQLSQRIAARYHLVPLTQAECFSYVRHRLSVAGMDPGVFSLAALKEVFRVSGGTPRMINLICDRSLLGAYTKGARQVDLPTAQEAAQQIVGPKNQPRLTVIPTWKILLVMAVVVLAIMAGLYWSV, encoded by the coding sequence GTGTATAAGAGTTTTTTCGGTATTACCAGCAATCCCTTTTCCATCGCCCCAGATCCCCATTTCCTATATATGAGCGATGGGCATCGTGAAGCCTTGGCTCATTTACGGTATGGATTGGGCGAGGGCGGGGGGTTTGTGTTGCTGACCGGTGAGGTTGGCACGGGCAAGACCACGATGTGCCGATGTATTCTGGAGCAGATCCCGGAAGGGACCAACATCGCCCTTGTCATCAATCCAAAGCTTTCCAGTCTGGAATTGTTGGCCACTATCTGTGATGAATTGGGGATTGTCTATCCTGAGTACAGTGGCCTGAAGGTGTTGATTGATCGGTTGAATGCGTATCTGCTGGCTGCTCATAGCCGGGGGCAGCGCACTGTGCTGATTATTGATGAGGCTCAGAATTTAAGCCACGATGTTTTGGAGCAGGTGAGGTTGCTTACCAATTTAGAGACAGATCAGCATCGGTTGCTGCAGATCGTGTTGCTCGGGCAGCCAGAGCTTCAAGAGATGCTGGCACAACCGGAGATGCGCCAGCTGTCACAGCGGATTGCCGCCCGTTATCATTTGGTCCCTTTAACTCAAGCGGAATGCTTCTCCTATGTCCGCCATCGGTTGTCTGTGGCGGGGATGGATCCAGGGGTATTTTCACTTGCTGCGCTCAAGGAGGTTTTTCGAGTCAGCGGCGGGACTCCAAGGATGATTAACCTGATTTGTGACCGGAGTCTTCTTGGAGCGTACACCAAGGGTGCCAGGCAAGTTGATTTGCCTACAGCTCAGGAAGCGGCTCAGCAGATTGTCGGTCCCAAAAATCAGCCTCGGCTTACGGTGATTCCAACATGGAAAATTCTGTTGGTTATGGCGGTGGTTGTGCTTGCGATCATGGCGGGATTGTATTGGTCGGTTTGA